The Acidimicrobiales bacterium genomic interval GACGGGCGGCCGAGTTGATAGGTGGAGCCGTCGCCGCGACCGGAGCGACGGTCGCCGTCCGTCCGGTCACCAACCTCGACTACAAGGAATTGGCCCGGGCCGACCTGGTGTTCGTAGGCACATGGGTCGACGGGCTGATCCTGTTCGGCCACCGGCCGGGCGACGCCGGCAAGGTGATGCAGATCCCCAGGCTCTGGGACAAGAAGGTGGTCGCCTTCATGACGCACGCCGTGAACCCCGGCAACGCTGCCGACAAGTTGGCCGCCCTGCTCACCGGGCACGGTGCCGAGGTCGTGGCCGCCCGGTCGTTGAACCGTCGTC includes:
- a CDS encoding flavodoxin family protein is translated as MNVVVIHQSRTGNTRRAAELIGGAVAATGATVAVRPVTNLDYKELARADLVFVGTWVDGLILFGHRPGDAGKVMQIPRLWDKKVVAFMTHAVNPGNAADKLAALLTGHGAEVVAARSLNRRRLDDEAPAFAAEALAAVGAGS